The following proteins come from a genomic window of candidate division WOR-3 bacterium:
- a CDS encoding fructose 1,6-bisphosphatase — MTVSVIKADIGGYVGHSASHPEILALARKWLAKAKSAGTIADFHVSACGDDLELVMTHWMGNDAKVIHGLAWDVFSKGTELAKKLKLYGAGQDMLADAFSGNVKGMGPGVAEMTFVERRSEPIVVFCGDKCAPGAWNFPLYKMFADPFNTIGLVIDPSMHEGFKFEVHDIHGGRDIFLSCPEEMYDLLCLIGSPENYIIKNVYTKKGEIAAASSTQKLALIAGKYVGKDDPVCIVRGQSGLPAIGEILEPFSFPHIVSGWMRGSHYGPLMPVSVAQATPSRFDGPPRVIALGFQVNDGALVGPRDMFDDPSFDLARQQANEIGEMLRRHGPFEPHRLGLKDMEYTTLPQVLDKLVGKSKK; from the coding sequence GTGACAGTCTCAGTCATCAAGGCCGATATCGGCGGCTATGTGGGCCATTCGGCATCGCACCCGGAAATCCTGGCTCTGGCTCGGAAGTGGCTCGCCAAGGCCAAGTCCGCGGGAACCATCGCCGATTTCCATGTCTCTGCCTGCGGCGACGACCTCGAGCTGGTGATGACTCACTGGATGGGGAATGATGCCAAGGTCATTCACGGTCTGGCCTGGGACGTCTTCAGCAAGGGTACGGAGCTGGCCAAGAAGCTGAAGCTCTATGGCGCCGGGCAGGATATGCTGGCCGATGCTTTCTCCGGTAACGTGAAGGGCATGGGGCCGGGCGTGGCCGAGATGACCTTCGTGGAGCGGAGGAGCGAGCCGATCGTCGTCTTCTGCGGGGACAAGTGCGCTCCCGGGGCGTGGAACTTCCCGCTCTATAAGATGTTCGCCGACCCGTTCAACACCATCGGCCTGGTTATCGACCCGAGCATGCACGAGGGGTTCAAGTTCGAGGTGCACGACATTCACGGCGGGCGGGATATCTTCCTGTCATGCCCGGAGGAGATGTACGACCTGCTCTGCCTCATCGGCTCGCCCGAGAACTACATCATCAAGAACGTCTACACGAAGAAGGGTGAGATTGCCGCGGCGAGTTCGACCCAGAAGCTGGCCCTGATTGCCGGCAAGTACGTAGGCAAGGACGACCCGGTCTGCATCGTGCGCGGCCAGTCCGGGTTGCCGGCCATCGGCGAGATTCTCGAGCCGTTCTCGTTCCCGCACATCGTGTCGGGCTGGATGCGGGGCTCGCACTACGGTCCGCTGATGCCGGTGTCGGTGGCGCAGGCGACGCCGTCGCGGTTCGACGGGCCGCCGCGGGTGATCGCGCTCGGGTTCCAGGTGAACGACGGAGCGCTGGTCGGGCCGCGGGACATGTTCGACGACCCGTCGTTCGACCTTGCCCGGCAGCAGGCGAACGAGATCGGGGAGATGCTGCGCCGCCACGGGCCGTTCGAGCCGCACCGGCTGGGCCTGAAGGACATGGAGTACACCACCCTGCCGCAGGTGCTCGACAAGCTGGTCGGAAAGTCGAAGAAGTAG
- a CDS encoding MoxR family ATPase: MNVSSVRSQGDVEAVRRLGEARARIEQEVAKVIVGQKEVVEQVLTCLLAHGHALLIGVPGLAKTMLVNTLARVLDLSFNRVQFTPDLMPSDITGTEIIEEDATTRRRGFRFVEGPVFANVVLADEINRTPPKTQAALLQAMQEYNVTVAGRTYALPTPFFVLATQNPIELEGTYPLPEAQLDRFMFSVFVDYPSPDEEMEIVKSTTSAYVPDLARVLTAAEISELQGLVRRVPVADEVIAYAVRLAGATRPTGETSPKFVRDWVSWGAGPRASQYLILGAKTRAMLAGRYTPASDDVRAVARPVLRHRIVTNFAAEAENVKPDAIVRRLVEEL, from the coding sequence CTGAACGTGAGTAGCGTGCGGTCGCAAGGCGACGTCGAGGCGGTCCGGCGGCTGGGCGAAGCCCGGGCCCGGATCGAGCAGGAAGTGGCCAAGGTGATAGTCGGGCAGAAGGAAGTAGTCGAGCAGGTGCTCACCTGTCTGCTGGCGCACGGTCACGCGCTGCTCATCGGCGTGCCCGGTCTGGCCAAGACGATGCTCGTGAACACCCTCGCCCGGGTCCTCGACCTGTCGTTCAACCGGGTGCAGTTTACGCCCGACCTGATGCCTTCGGACATAACCGGCACCGAGATAATCGAGGAGGACGCGACCACCCGGCGCCGGGGTTTCCGGTTCGTCGAGGGTCCGGTGTTCGCCAACGTGGTGCTGGCCGACGAGATAAACCGGACACCACCCAAGACCCAGGCGGCCCTGCTGCAGGCTATGCAGGAGTACAACGTGACGGTGGCCGGCCGGACCTACGCGCTGCCCACACCTTTCTTCGTGCTCGCGACGCAGAATCCGATTGAACTCGAAGGCACGTATCCCCTGCCCGAAGCCCAGCTCGACCGCTTCATGTTCTCGGTCTTCGTGGACTACCCGAGCCCGGATGAGGAGATGGAGATAGTCAAGAGTACGACCTCGGCGTACGTACCGGACCTGGCCCGCGTGCTGACGGCCGCGGAGATTTCCGAACTGCAGGGGCTGGTTCGCCGCGTACCGGTCGCGGACGAGGTCATTGCCTATGCTGTCCGGTTGGCCGGCGCGACCAGGCCGACGGGCGAGACCAGCCCGAAGTTCGTCCGGGACTGGGTGAGTTGGGGCGCGGGGCCGCGCGCCTCGCAGTACCTGATCCTCGGGGCCAAGACCCGCGCAATGCTGGCCGGGCGCTACACGCCGGCCAGCGATGACGTGCGCGCGGTGGCGCGGCCCGTGCTTCGCCATCGCATCGTCACCAACTTCGCGGCGGAAGCCGAGAACGTGAAGCCGGATGCCATTGTCCGCAGGCTGGTGGAGGAGCTGTGA
- a CDS encoding DUF177 domain-containing protein, with the protein MKNPLNIPLASLKQGENKLNFELQPHDLDLQLREVAENPSFEFIVGPVAVALAITRSGLRLMVSGSVSYRAKLECSMCACEYEWDFCEPLTAEFLSCDEEVEEPGRRRECDDQGGLHGNWLDLMPMVHDAIHLAVPIAPRCRPDCRGLCPDCGADLNQGQCGCALVAASKTVPGLP; encoded by the coding sequence GTGAAGAACCCCTTGAACATACCGCTGGCCTCGCTCAAGCAGGGCGAGAACAAGCTGAACTTCGAGCTGCAGCCGCATGACCTCGACCTGCAGCTGCGCGAGGTCGCCGAGAACCCGTCATTCGAGTTCATTGTCGGGCCGGTCGCGGTCGCACTGGCGATAACCCGCAGCGGCCTGCGGCTGATGGTGAGCGGCTCGGTGTCGTATCGCGCGAAGCTCGAGTGCTCGATGTGCGCGTGCGAGTACGAGTGGGACTTCTGTGAGCCGTTGACCGCCGAGTTCCTGAGCTGCGATGAAGAGGTGGAGGAGCCGGGCCGACGGCGTGAGTGCGATGACCAGGGAGGGCTGCACGGCAACTGGCTTGACCTCATGCCCATGGTGCACGATGCAATCCACCTGGCGGTTCCCATTGCGCCCCGGTGCCGGCCCGATTGCCGGGGGCTGTGTCCCGACTGCGGTGCGGACCTGAACCAGGGCCAGTGTGGTTGCGCGCTCGTAGCCGCGTCGAAGACCGTGCCCGGGTTGCCCTGA
- a CDS encoding 4Fe-4S ferredoxin — protein MELAATVAEPTKERLEAGPVVMVECIENIPCNPCAYACPRKAITIEGELTDTPQVDFSKCNGCTLCIAKCPGLAIFVVHKNFSTTEAAVTIPYELLPRPEAGARVECLDRAGRTVGKGRVVKVLDSKALNRCAVVTVAVPKRFWNTVRSIRVGRRGKG, from the coding sequence ATGGAACTGGCCGCGACGGTGGCCGAGCCGACCAAGGAACGGCTGGAGGCAGGGCCGGTGGTGATGGTGGAGTGCATTGAGAACATCCCCTGCAACCCCTGCGCCTACGCCTGCCCGCGCAAGGCGATTACCATCGAAGGTGAACTGACCGACACTCCCCAGGTGGATTTCTCCAAGTGCAATGGCTGCACTCTCTGTATTGCCAAGTGCCCGGGGCTGGCGATATTCGTCGTGCACAAGAACTTCTCGACGACCGAAGCGGCAGTGACCATTCCATACGAACTGCTGCCCCGGCCCGAGGCGGGCGCGAGGGTCGAGTGTCTTGACCGCGCCGGCCGAACGGTGGGCAAGGGCAGGGTAGTGAAGGTGCTTGACAGCAAGGCTTTGAACCGCTGCGCAGTAGTTACCGTGGCCGTGCCGAAACGCTTCTGGAATACGGTGCGCAGCATCCGGGTCGGGCGAAGGGGGAAGGGATGA
- the sppA gene encoding signal peptide peptidase SppA, translating to MMAGLALLLALAGTPQMPLSLAGTDDALAVFGNPAGLGVRPGTEFYAFYRFQPVLWSRALSNTTFLAKAGPLAAYWEPEPSRYGIALGVGDKGIYSGIRFRRDSLNHWDLSALVRAARQVSIAACWDDLNHDFGRVALGAAVRPFGNRLTLFGETYLALPLRPMAGLEAEPVDGLKLGLKAFFSEHAGDSRLVASLSLGLGKAGVGAFGTYDPRAAGAYVRFAKQGRRIAALDGKRYVEIELNERIADRKPGFSLSSGSVRTSWQLLDLIDRAGRDQSVGALVLRIDGISASFALLQELRQALAGFRAQGKKVIVYAPSFGMGSYYVASVADRVWTHPLGDVTIPGMSIGTIFLKGTLEKLGIQFDGTRHGKYKSAIETFTEDSLTSPNREQLEEYLDAPYGEFLAAAAAGRRVSRDSMETLVNTGFFNTEEAKRAGLVDTTCYHDQLDSLLSRELTGLRKVSEKQYREGFAASEDWEPRPAVAIVYASGSIAAGESRTDFLTGEMTMGAQTMVRAIRQARNDKRVKALVLRIDSPGGDGFASDMIWRELELCRQKKPVIASMAGVAGSGGYYIACNATRVFALPTTLTGSIGVFNFKLVTEGLYNKLGARRQAVKRGEHADAMSDARVMTPEEDSMMQAQVDYFYNQFVQKVADGRKLSLEKVDSVGQGRIWSGLDAKRIGIVDTLGGFLDAVGYAKQVAKLEECDYVVLPAPKTGFGSMVGDFAQNQVRKVLR from the coding sequence ATGATGGCAGGGCTTGCGCTCCTACTGGCGCTGGCGGGGACGCCTCAAATGCCGTTGTCACTCGCCGGGACCGATGACGCACTGGCAGTTTTCGGGAACCCGGCCGGGCTCGGGGTGCGGCCGGGAACGGAGTTCTACGCCTTCTACCGCTTCCAGCCGGTGCTCTGGTCCCGGGCCCTATCCAACACGACGTTCCTGGCCAAGGCCGGGCCGCTGGCCGCCTACTGGGAACCGGAGCCGTCGCGGTATGGCATTGCGCTGGGCGTGGGTGACAAGGGCATCTACTCCGGTATCCGGTTCAGGCGTGACTCGCTCAACCACTGGGACCTGTCGGCCCTGGTAAGGGCGGCGCGGCAGGTATCGATCGCCGCATGCTGGGATGACTTGAACCACGATTTCGGCCGGGTCGCACTCGGCGCAGCCGTGCGGCCGTTCGGCAACCGGTTGACGTTGTTCGGAGAGACATACCTGGCGCTGCCGCTCCGGCCGATGGCCGGGCTCGAGGCCGAGCCGGTGGACGGGTTGAAGCTGGGACTGAAGGCGTTCTTCAGCGAGCACGCGGGCGATTCGCGGCTCGTAGCGAGTCTGTCGCTTGGCCTGGGCAAGGCGGGCGTCGGCGCCTTCGGCACCTACGACCCGCGCGCGGCCGGCGCGTACGTTCGGTTCGCGAAGCAGGGGCGTCGAATTGCAGCGCTGGACGGAAAACGATACGTGGAGATTGAACTGAATGAGCGGATTGCTGACCGGAAGCCGGGCTTCAGTCTCAGCTCCGGGAGCGTACGCACGTCCTGGCAACTGCTCGATCTGATTGACCGCGCCGGTAGAGACCAGAGCGTGGGAGCACTCGTGCTCCGGATTGACGGCATCAGCGCGAGCTTCGCTCTGCTCCAGGAGCTGCGCCAGGCGCTGGCCGGGTTCCGGGCACAGGGCAAGAAGGTCATCGTCTACGCGCCCAGCTTCGGGATGGGAAGCTACTACGTTGCCTCGGTGGCGGACCGGGTATGGACCCACCCGCTGGGCGACGTCACCATCCCGGGCATGAGTATCGGAACGATATTCCTCAAGGGTACGCTGGAGAAGCTGGGAATACAGTTCGACGGCACGCGGCACGGGAAGTACAAATCGGCAATCGAGACGTTCACCGAGGACTCCCTTACCTCACCGAACCGGGAGCAGCTCGAAGAGTACCTGGATGCTCCTTACGGTGAGTTCCTGGCCGCGGCTGCCGCCGGCCGCCGTGTCAGCCGCGACAGCATGGAGACTCTGGTCAATACCGGGTTCTTCAATACCGAAGAGGCGAAGCGGGCGGGGCTCGTGGACACGACCTGCTACCACGACCAGCTCGACAGCCTGCTCAGCAGGGAACTGACGGGTCTGCGCAAGGTGAGCGAGAAGCAGTACCGGGAAGGCTTCGCCGCCAGCGAGGATTGGGAACCGAGGCCGGCAGTCGCCATAGTCTACGCGAGCGGTTCGATCGCCGCCGGCGAATCGCGAACCGATTTCCTGACCGGCGAGATGACCATGGGGGCACAGACCATGGTGCGGGCAATCCGTCAGGCCAGGAACGACAAGCGGGTCAAGGCACTGGTCCTGCGGATCGACTCGCCGGGCGGGGACGGATTTGCTTCCGACATGATCTGGCGCGAGCTGGAGCTCTGCCGGCAGAAGAAGCCGGTCATTGCCTCCATGGCCGGGGTAGCCGGCTCGGGCGGATACTACATCGCCTGCAACGCGACCAGGGTCTTTGCCCTGCCGACAACTCTGACCGGTTCCATCGGCGTGTTCAACTTCAAACTCGTCACCGAGGGGTTGTACAACAAACTCGGGGCGAGGCGACAGGCGGTCAAACGCGGCGAGCACGCGGACGCGATGTCGGACGCCCGCGTCATGACCCCGGAAGAGGACTCGATGATGCAGGCGCAGGTGGACTATTTCTACAACCAGTTCGTGCAGAAGGTCGCAGACGGCAGGAAGCTGTCTCTCGAGAAGGTCGATTCAGTCGGCCAGGGACGGATATGGTCCGGGCTGGACGCGAAGCGCATCGGCATCGTCGACACGCTCGGCGGTTTCCTGGACGCGGTCGGATATGCGAAGCAGGTCGCGAAGCTGGAGGAGTGCGACTATGTCGTGCTGCCGGCGCCCAAAACCGGGTTCGGGAGCATGGTTGGTGACTTCGCCCAAAATCAAGTCAGAAAGGTCCTGCGGTGA
- a CDS encoding (2Fe-2S)-binding protein: MKMKRVRVVKRSSGRVTRRTAKPRSARTRSLDHGTTRALSSATVCRCEEVSEADVRRVIRMGYHSLEAVKRVLRTGMGHCQGRGCLKLVARMIQEETGIPASEQKMPRPRPPLKPLPLGLLGAFTDEARSTKP; this comes from the coding sequence GTGAAGATGAAGCGTGTTCGAGTGGTCAAGCGGTCCAGTGGTCGAGTGACGAGGCGGACAGCCAAGCCTCGTAGTGCACGCACTAGATCACTGGATCACGGGACCACTAGAGCACTCTCTTCCGCTACCGTCTGCCGTTGCGAGGAAGTGAGCGAAGCCGACGTGCGGCGGGTCATCCGCATGGGCTACCACTCGCTCGAAGCCGTGAAGCGGGTCCTGCGTACCGGCATGGGGCACTGCCAGGGACGGGGTTGCCTCAAGCTCGTCGCCCGAATGATACAGGAAGAAACCGGGATCCCCGCATCAGAGCAGAAGATGCCCAGGCCAAGACCGCCGCTTAAGCCTCTGCCGCTGGGTTTGCTGGGAGCCTTTACAGATGAAGCCCGAAGCACGAAGCCCTAA